One segment of Pyricularia oryzae 70-15 chromosome 3, whole genome shotgun sequence DNA contains the following:
- a CDS encoding leukotriene A-4 hydrolase, with the protein MRGLAFSTTRVQVNCRRLLTQPAFAITTPRQKTVRFVQLVRFFYTPNMAARDPSTASNYDAWKTKHTTANLRIDFDDKCLRGSVVLELESRTAKESKEIVLDSSYVSVESIKLNDVQTKWEIKERNGPMGSPLHISVPEGADSGEVVRLEMAVKTTPQCTALQWLTPAQTSNKKAPFMFSQAQACHARSLFPCQDTPDVKSTYSFNITSPHVVVASGVANDGDKAEADGGDKVYKYEQNVPIPSYLFALASGDIAMAPIGPRSSVATGPDEVKECQWELEEDMGKFMDAAERLVFPYKWGEYNVLVLPPSFPYGGMENPIYTFATPTIISGDRQNTDVIAHELSHSWSGNLVTSCSWEHYWLNEGWTMYLERRIIAAVRGPAYFDFSALLGWKHLEDAIEEFGADHKFTQLCINHKGIDPDDAFSTVPYEKGFHMVYYLDRLVGRKNFDKFIPYYFTKWANKSLDSYEFKDTFLEFFDKPEYADLKDKIAGIDWEGRFYTPGLPPKPEFDTSLVDVCYALADKWKKGDYTPSSKDVDGWTGNQKLVFLGSVQDFEQPLSAEQAKQLGNAYDLIETKNVELKTAYYLIALRAQDSTAYQGVADLLGQVGRMKFVRPLFRALNKVDRPLALTTFEKNKDFYHPICRAMAEKDLGLSDDAKKE; encoded by the exons ATGCGGGGCCTAGCCTTTTCCACCACGAGGGTCCAGGTCAATTGCCGACGATTACTCACTCAGCCAGCCTTTGCTATCACCACGCCACGCCAAAAAACCGTTCGTTTCGTCCAGCTGGTTCGCTTCTTTTACACTCCAAACATGGCCGCCCGCGATCCCAGCACGGCTTCCAACTACGACGCCTGGAAAACCAAGCACACCACGGCCAACCTCCGCATCGACTTTGATGACAAGTGCCTTCGCGGTTCCGTTGTGTTGGAGCTCGAGTCGCGCACCGCCAAGGAGAGCAAGGAGATCGTCCTGGATTCGAGCTACGTCTCGGTTGAGTCCATCAAGCTCAACGACGTGCAGACCAAATGGGAGATCAAGGAACGTAACGGCCCTATGGGGTCTCCGCTCCACATCTCGGTGCCGGAAGGCGCGGATAGCGGGGAGGTGGTCCGGCTCGAGATGGCCGTCAAGACCACGCCGCAGTGCACTGCCCTCCAGTGGCTGACTCCGGCTCAGACTTCTAACAAGAAGGCCCCCTTTATGTTTTCCCAAGCACAGGCTTGCCATGCCCGGTCTCTGTTCCCCTGCCAGGACACTCCGGATGTCAAGTCAACATACAGCTTCAACATCACGTCCCCTCACGTCGTTGTAGCTAGCGGAGTTGCCAATGACGGCGACAAGGCTGAAGCGGACGGTGGTGACAAGGTATACAAGTATGAGCAGAACGTCCCTATTCCCTCGTACCTTTTTGCCCTGGCGTCTGGCGATATTGCCATGGCACCCATAGGTCCACGCTCATCCGTAGCCACGGGACCAGACGAGGTCAAGGAGTGCCAGtgggagctcgaggaggaCATGGGCAAGTTTATGGATGCAGCCGAGAGGCTCGTGTTTCCGTACAAGTGGGGAGAGTACAACGTTTTGGTGCTGCCGCCCAGTTTCCCCTACGGAG GCATGGAGAACCCCATCTACACTTTCGCCACTCCTACCATCATCTCAGGTGACAGGCAGAACACCGATGTCATTGCACACGAGCTGAGTCACAGCTGGTCTGGCAACCTCGTGACCAGCTGTAGCTGGGAGCATTATTGGCTTAACGAAGGATGGACTATGTACCTGGAGCGCAGGATTATTGCTGCCGTTCGCGGGCCTGCGTACTTTGATTTCTCGGCTCTCTTGGGCTGGAAGCACCTTG AGGATGCGATTGAGGAGTTTGGGGCCGACCACAAGTTTACCCAGCTTTGCATCAACCACAAGGGCATTGACCCGGATGATGCCTTCAGCACGGTACCCTACGAGAAAGGCTTCCACATGGTGTACTACCTCGACCGCCTCGTGGGCCGGAAGAACTTTGACAAGTTCATCCCCTATTACTTCACCAAGTGGGCGAACAAGTCATTGGACTCTTACGAGTTCAAGGACACGTTTCTTGAGTTCTTCGACAAGCCCGAATATGCTGATTTGAAGGATAAGATTGCTGGCATCGACTGGGAGGGCCGATTCTACACTCCTGGCCTCCCTCCAAAGCCAGAGTTCGATACCTCGCTCGTCGATGTCTGCTACGCTTTGGCAGACAAGTGGAAGAAG GGAGATTACACCCCCTCGAGCAAGGACGTCGATGGCTGGACTGGCAACCAGAAGCTCGTCTTCCTCGGCAGCGTCCAGGACTTTGAGCAACCGCTCTCGGCGGAGCAAGCGAAGCAGCTCGGCAACGCCTACGACCTCATCGAGACCAAGAACGTCGAGCTCAAGACGGCATACTACCTGATTGCCCTGCGCGCCCAGGACTCAACGGCCTATCAGGGGGTTGCCGACCTGCTTGGCCAGGTCGGCCGGATGAAGTTTGTGAGGCCGCTCTTCCGCGCCCTCAACAAGGTCGACCGGCCGTTGGCCCTCACAACGTTTGAGAAGAACAAGGACTTTTACCATCCCATCTGCCGCGCTATGGCCGAGAAGGACCTCGGTCTGTCTGACGATGCAAAGAAGGAATAA